In Nymphaea colorata isolate Beijing-Zhang1983 chromosome 10, ASM883128v2, whole genome shotgun sequence, the genomic stretch aattcaaatctgatctgatttcttaattaaatgtcaATGTTTTTCCTATCTGACCTTTTTTAAGTATTTCACTTCGATGTTCAATACAAATCCATCCATTGACACCCCTAACTAATATGTGGTCCTGTTAGAGTCGTCTATAATAAgttttccattttattgacAAGGGAAACCACAATGAGCCaagaaactctctctctctctctctctctatatatatatatatatatatatatatatatatatatatatatatatatatatgttgctgaACGATATAAATTTCTCTATGCATTAACTTGTTGTTAACTGAGCTCACTATGCCTTAGAAGTTCCAAAGGAaataagcaaattttaaaataatccAGCATAAAAATTGCTGTCATATTGGTCAACAAATAAAAAGCCCAGTTGAAGtaacaagaaatataaaaatggtGGGGCATAGTGAGTGCTCACTCATGTGCTTGCAATAAGTATCACCAAAGAAGATGGAtggtatttttgaatttttttataaaataatgatcattttagactttttcaaacttttcacaatccttttttatccttttaaaaagttttttttaaatttttaatggggGTGTTTTGGTCATTGCATAGCCTGTTGTGGCCCCCAATAAGGGACCATATGTTAAGGCTAGAACAAAGCAAAAGATCCCTGATAGTTAAATGGAAGAACCTTCTACATGGGTGAAAATGAAACTAGACAAATTTTACTTtgtaaaattatattaaaatgcTAGAACATGTGTTCCCATGTTAACAGCATAGCCTAGTTAGATTTacttataaatttaaaatatagagaCCTCAGATCTTCATTAAGGCGAGTCCGTTTTTAGCTGAGAACTAGCACAACGCAAGATGCAGGTGAGTTCACAAGGTTAATCGCTCGTTTTTAGAGAGCAAGAAGGTAATTTTTCACTAATGTAACAGTGAACTTTACAGAAACTAACTTTTCAATCCTTTTAACTGACCAAGAACTAACATTCTCGTGTTTTAAAGATTAACATAGAAAACTGAGCTTAGCTTTAGAGGATGAAaaacttctttaatttttatattcgtTTCTCAAGGTGAGATTGGACTTTTCATATATGTAGATATTGAAGCCAGTCACCTCTATAAAAAGAACAGAtgatagtttttattttaagttgCTAAAAACGTCCCAAAAAGTGTAGTAAGACAGTCAATTCTTTGACTATGGATTCTCGTGAtggaatgtttttctttttaggatAGCTTTTAACGACATGCCACAGGATGAATTTTATTGGGCAGCTGGATGGAGTgaaacacacacacgcacgcacgcacgcacgcaTTTGACGTCTCTTTCAAGCTGTTTAATAATTTAGCTCAAACACTTGAGGGCTGGGGAGACAATGACAAAGTTGGGGGCTTGTTATAATTCAATTCATTTACGGAGTTGAGTTTGCATAATAAATAATCGTTAATTTCGTCTCGGGTCTCTTGGTTCCTCAGAAAAATATTAACACGAAATAAGTTTTCTAAGCTCTTCTGCCACTTGGAGAAAAGTGGCCAAACATTGGGTAACCATTAAGTTGTTGAAACGCGTTTATGTCCATAAATTTCTTTAATATCTGATCGCGTTAATCCATGTCCATCACTGTATGATGTCACAATTCAAATCCATATATTCGTAGTTGCGCAGGGAGAGTGACGAAGCAGAGAAGGTTCATCCAGACGGGTTTtctgctctctccctctctctgaatTTCATCCAGACGGGTTTTCtgctctctccctgtctctgaATTTCTTTTTCCCCAATATGTGAAGAGATGTGTGCAGAAGATTCTTTCGTCTGAACGGATGTGTTTTCTTCTGTGTTTTCCCTTTCTGAGATTATGCAAATTCCATTTCGTTCCTTTTATTCTTGAGGAACACCGACAAACCCCAATACCCTACCACGGTTTCTGTTGATTTCGCTCCAAATCTGAGGAGCAAAGTGGGAGACAGCAGTCTGTCTCATCTCCCCAGCCCCAAAAGTCTGCAAGCAGGAGGAGCCAACATGGATTCCTGGattatcttcttcctcacccTCTTCATCATCTCCGTCTCCCTCATCCTTGTCGGCCTCCCACATGGAATcggcaagaagaagaagaagatcccACCTGGCCCAAAAGCGCTTCCCATCATAGGCAATTTGCATCAGCTTGGCATAAGATTCATCGAGCTCGAACCCATTTTGCGCAAGCTAAGAGCGCAGTATGGCCCCGTCTTCAGCGTCCGCTTAGGCCCTCGGACGGCCATCTTCGTCGCTGCCCATGACCTCGCGCACCAGGCCCTGGTTCAAAGTGGCGCAACCTTCGCCGGCCGGCCTCGAGCTACAGCTATCGCCCGGATCATTAACAGCAATCAGCACAACATCAGCTCGGCCAGCTACGGCCCCTTGTGGCGCCTCTTCCGCCGTAACCTCATGGCCGAGGTCCTCAGTCCCGCCCGAACCAAGTCCTTCGCGGAAGGCCGTGAGTGGGTGTTGACCCTTCTGTTGGGGAGGCTCAGGTCCGAAGCCGACGCAAATGGAGGCGTAGTCGTCCCGGTGAGGATCTTTCAGCACGCCATGTTCTGCTTGCTTCTGTTCATGTGCTTCGGCGAGAAGGTCGAGGACGACGTGGTCCAAAAGGTGGAAACCGCACTGCGCACTGCGCTTCTAGCCTTCGGGCGATTCAACATCTTGGGCATCTTCCCCATACTCCGCAAGGTCTTCTTCCGGCAACGATGGCGCGACCTATTGGAGATCAGGCGGATGCAAGAAGAGGCCATCCTGCCCCTTATCCGAGCCCGGAAATCAGTAGACGAGAAGAATCGCTTCTGCTATGTCGATTCACTCCTCTCTCTAGAGCTTCCCGATGGCAGGAAACTGGACGAAGGGGAGATGGTCACGCTCTGCTCCGAGTTCCTTAATGGCGGCACCGATACGACTTCTACGGCGGTGCAATGGGTGATGGCCAATTTGGTGAAGGACCCCCAAATTCAGGGGAAGCTCCACGAGGAGATAAGGACCGTCGCTGGCAAAGACGGAGAGGTGAGCGAGGAAAGCGTTTCACGGATGCCTTACCTCAAGGCGGTGATCATGGAGGCTCTTAGGAGGCACCCGCCGGGCCACTTCGTGCTGCCACACACAGTCACGGAGGAGGAGGTGAGTCTCAATGGCTACTCCGTGCCCAAGGACGCGACGATCAACTTCATGGTGGGGGAGATGGGGTTGGACGGGAAGGTATGGAAGCATCCTCTGGAGTTCAGACCAGAGAGGTTCCTGGCCGGAGGCGAAGGAGGAGACGTGGACATCACGGGGAGCAGAGAGATCAAGATGATGCCTTTCGGCGCGGGGAGAAGGATCTGCCCGGGGATGGGCCTAGCCCTGCTGCACCTTCAGTACTTCGTGGCCAACATGGTCCGTGAGTTCGAGTGGTCGGTGCCGGACGGAGAGCCGGTGGACTTGACCGAGAAGGTGGAATTCACGGTTGTGATGAAGAATCCATTAAGGGCGAAGATCGAGTCTAGGAAGAGATAGAATCTATGGTGATCGCCGTTCACAAATAGGTTATACTTTTAAACTGGTGAGACATGATGATTTAAAATATAGTAAGGTTCAAGCTTGTCGTATGGTGTTTATAATGGGCGTTGCCGTTCCCTGCCCAAGTGTCCTACTGACGTTtatgttgtaaaagaaaaaaattgtgggAATAAATGTCGTATTATTAGGTATGGATGGGTTTACCGAATATGCCTAGGGTAAACACAAGCTGTCGAGTCCGAGTTTAATCAGCTTGAGTTGCTCGACTGAAAAATCGGATGATAAAAATTAAgttgaaaacataaaaaccaaaatatttctTCAAGCTGTCTTATTTTGAAATCTTCTTCTCGTTCTTTTCCCccattttttagtatttttgtcTTATTTGGGATTATGGACTTTGTTCTGGTTCCAAATTCGGCTTTATTTGTGATTGAGTGTACTCTTCTTATTCCTCTACCTTAACGATGTTGTActtttgcttacatttttctttgataacGATGCACTCTGGATACAGTTTGGACAAGTCGGGCCTATACCAAACCCTAGCTTGTATGAGTTCCTGACTAAGTGACTGTGCCTGCAAACGGACCCAATCCGAATCACCTAAAGTACAAGTAAAATCAGTCTTTGATAGATCCACTACTGTCAAAAAGAGGAGAACAGAAAATCCAGAGACTGCCCATTTGAAGTCCTACCTGGtactaggggtgaacaatgagtcaaaagctcggctcgtgaatgAGTTTGAGTTGAGTCATTTCTTAACGAGTCGAGCATGAGTTCATGAGtggactcgttcaaataatcgagttgaattcgagctcaacacataactgtcgattcgagctcgagccttaatcgagttgagctcgagttcaacacataaggatgaatatcaattctatccaaacgagtttgtcgagccttaatcaagtcgagctcaacacgtaacaatgaatcaattctattcaaatgaatttgtcgagccttgattgagttgagctcgagctcaacacgtaattgctgagtcgagctccagctgcttccgtcgagctattctcgagctcgagcagagtcgagcttgaggttttattagtcgagctgagtttgagctgactgaactcggacTTGTCTTGGCTCGTGTTAATCCGTACCTAGTATTAAGTTGGTTATCCCAACTTATTCAACTGGAATCGACTAGATTAAACCCAAGAAAAATCTgataaaattataatttcattGTTTTCGCATTAAAAGGTGAAGGTTGGATCGGACGTGGCTTAGtagaaaattcataaattcaCAGCACAGCACCAAGAAACCCTACGATTTTGATCCAAATTCCTCGTAAGATCATACTTTTTAAAACCAAACCAGAATGAGTTGGATACAAGTTAGGATTGGGTCAAACTGCCCCCATTTGGGATGGAATATTTTTCAGCAATAATTTTCTCAAGATCACAGGCAAAATCCTCATGtttattttacaaaatcaagattaatgttttcatttgttatataaAGAAGTTCCAAATTATTTTCCAAGTGCAGTTTGGCTCAGGCAGCTTCGCAGATCGAGCCAAAATCCTGCCATGCTCAAGTCTTGTTCCGCTTGGTGAAGTTGAGCATGAACCCTGAAACTTGAGCTCCACCTGAGTTTGAGCCTAGCccgagcacagctggggcagccCTAGTGTAGTTTGCAGTCTTATTCTTCATTCAAGCTGGAGATATAAGTCTACAACCTGGTGACAAGGAGGTATATATAAGGCTGGGCATCCGGTAGACCCTGCCCGATAAGGAGTTGGGTTTGAGTTGAGCCGGACCCAATTACACAAAAACCGATTAGGGCCCGGCAGGGCTCaaccttattaaaattttaaaaatatatatcaaataaaaataattaattataacaatatataactatatatacagataaaataataaatgttaaaattaactatatataGCTTTAATAATGGTGTTTCAAGTCTTCATATGACTTTTACTTTCTGTCTCAAATGAATTGAAGTCAGCCTTATGGGAGTTGGCAGCTTGGTGCAAGTGATTCcaggccctgtttgattgtgGGGGAAAGACTGTAGAGGAGgtgaaattggaaaaaagtGTATGTTTTCAACGGGTCGTTTCAAACACTGTTAAAATTAATGTggtaaaacatgatttttagaGGAATTTTCCTTGGAAAAAAGTCGGCGGGTCCGACATTTTTGCGGGGATAAAAGTTTTGCCCATTAAGGCTTCAAGGACGACTCCTTCAACTCTCTGCTTCGACTCATTGCCTTCCTTTTCCACCGCTCGACCGATCGCTCGCCGTGCACCGCAGCCGCTCTGCCTCCAGCCATCGCCGTGGTTCTTCAAATTAGGGCTTTGAGGACTCATCCTTCGACGCTCTGCCTTCCTCTTCCACCTCTCGCCCGACCGCTCACCGTACACCACCGCCGCCACTGTGCCTCCAGCCATCGCCGTTGTCCTTCGAAGAAGTTGAGCTACGCCAACACCTCTCTCCCTATTGtgtgatatttctttttgtattcatGATGGAGAAGAAAGATGGAGTGTAATCTCGTgatggagaaaaaataaaaggttcCTGATCATTTGTTCCGGTGACCTGAAAGAAACATTGTGACTAAGCATCTGCTTTGGATGATTGGAACTGTCAATCTCTTTTTTGTATCGTGCCCTCCCATTTTTGTTGGTTCTTCCATCCCTGGGTCGATCTTTTCTCCGATGAATCCCGAATTTTTTCTTGTGGTTTGTTTGGATGACGCTGAGCGGCTATTTTCCTGTAAATGCGTAAACCTGTTTTTATGACGGTATTCCAACAAAAAGGACCAAGATGAGTTAGGTTTATTTCCGGCTATTTTCCTGTAAATGCGTAAAGCTGTTAGCATAAaacttttttggaaaattttctagTTACATATATCACCTTTCCATGATTCTTTGCTTGTTTGATAATCTAAAGGTCTTTATTTCCAACAAATGTTTTGCTTAATATTTTTCAGTACAGTTTCTTCAATTgcttcattttgaattttgctGCTTATTGTTTTTGGACTCCTATTGTCATGGGCCGACTTTTTCAAGCGCTGCACATTCACATGCaatgctttctgcttgacttagTGTTAGACTGGATCCCATATGCTTCCCAAGTAATGcttaagctggccaagcagcatctCCTTCTACTAACTTGGCCGGACTATACATAGTCGGTCTGCAACACCTATGATGggtattgtttttttttattacaggGAAGAATGGGGGCTTTGCTGTTGCTGTTTCTTAATCGTATCCATTTGTAAACTgaatagaaaataaaatgaaatgggTCCATCTTGCGGCTGTTCTTATGCTATTAATAGGTATCATTATGCTAACCATGTTATGTGGATGCCCCATTAATAATGAGAGTGTATCTacatgaaaatagaaaatagaggagaaaaaaaaacatctttcaACAGTCACTTAAAAAGTCTCTCCTTCATTTTAGCTTATGCACCAAACAGAGTTAATTTTACCCTATAAAAATCCATTCGGCCATCAAACAGAGCCtctttttcaaagaagaaaaattttcatcctttttttttcaaaatttttttctatagtaaatttaccacattaaatTCTTTCCTACAATCAAAGGGAGCCTAATGTGACAGTGAACTTTACAGAAACTAACTTTTGAATCTTTTCAAATGATCTTGAACAAACTTTCTCGTCTTTTCaagataaacataaaaaattgagcTGCATTTTTATTATCCACCTCTTTAGGACATTCGTTCATGGTGGTATGGCCCGCGTAgctttcaagaatgaaaaatttcatAACCTTTATATCCATTTCTCAAGGTAAGAGTGGACtttacatacacacacacacacacacacacacacacacacacacacacacatatatatatatatatatatatatgattttaagTCAGTAGGCTACTTCAATAAAAGAACagatagtttttttcttttttatgttgctaaaaACGTCATAAAAAGTGTAATTGGACATTCAATTGTTTTTGAATAAGGATTTTAGGGGtggaatgtttttctttttaggatAGCTTATAACGACATGCCACGGGATGAATTTTATTGGGCAGCTGGATGGAGTgaaacacatacacacacgcacgcatTTGACATCTCTTTCAAGCTGTTTAATAATTTAGCTCAAGCACTTGAGAGCTGGGAGAAAATGACAAAGGTAGGGACTTGTTGATTTTCTTCCTTACAAAAGCGGTGACGTTATCATGAAGtagtaaaaggaaaataaaagtaccaaattaACATAATGAGCGCTTGAATTACATTTTTCCCTTTGGAATAACACAACAGGTCTCTAATCCAGATTAGCGTTTAAAATCCTAACGATGTGTGTTTGCTTAGAATATGTTTGCCTTCTACTTGTTATGTGAAAGAGGCCACTTCTTATTTTATAGATTAATTCAATTTGTTTACGGAGTTAAGTTTGCATAATAAGTAATCGTTAATTTCGTCTCGGGTCCCTTGGTTCCTCAGAAAAATATTAACACAAAATAAGTTTTCTAAGCTCTCCCACTTGGGGAAAAGTGGCCAAACATTGGTTAACCATTAAGCTGTTGAAACACATTTATGTCCTTAAATTTCTTTAATATCTGATCGTGTTAATCCATGTCCATCACTATATGACAACACAATTCAGATCCATAAAAAGAAGGAACCACACAATTCCGAGATGTGGCCTTCGTAGTTGCGCAGGGATTGTGACGAAGCAGAGAAGGTTCATCAAGACGGgttttctgctctctctctctctttctctgaatTTCTTTCTTCCCCCGTATGTGAAGAGATGCCATTTTGATGTCCAGAAGATTCTTTCATCTGAACGGATGTGCTTTCTTCTGTGTTTTCCCTTTCTGAGATGATGCAAATTCGAGTTCGTTCCTTTTGTTCTTGAGGAACAGTGACATCCCCAATACCCTACTACGGTTTCGGTTGATTTCGCTCCAAATCTGAGGAGCAAAGTAGGGGATAGCAGTCTGTTTCATCTCCCCAGCCCCAAAAGTCTGCAAGCAGGAGGAGCCAACATGGATTCCTGATTATGTTCTTCCTCACCCTCTTCACCACCTCCGTCTCTCTCATCCTTGTTGGCCTCCCACATGGAATcggcaagaagaagaagaagatcccACCTGGCCCAAAAGGGCTCCCTGTCATAGGCAATTTGCATCAGCTTGGCTTAAGATTCATCGAGCTCGAACCCATTTTGCGCAAGCTAAGAGCGCAGTATGGCCCCGTCTTTAGCGTCCGCTTTGGCCCTCGGACAGCCATCTTCGTAGCTGGCCATGACCTTGCGCACCAGGCCCTGGTTCAAAGTGGCACAACCTTCGCCGGCCGGCTTCGAGCTGCGGCCTTCGCCCGTATCTTTAACAGCAATCAGCACACCATCAGCTCGGCCAGCTATGGGCCTCTGTGGCACCTCTTCCGCCGTAACCTCATGGCCAAGGTCCTCAGCCCCGCCCGAACCAAGTCCTCCGCCGAAGGCCGTGAGTGGGTGTTAACCCATCTGTTGGGGAGGCTCAGGACCGAAGCCGACGCAAATGGAGGCGTAGTCGTTCCTGTGAGGATCTTTCAGCATGCCATGTTCTGCTTGCTTCTGTTCATGTGCTTCGGCGAGAAGGTGGAGGACGACGTGGTCGAAAAGGTGCAAACTGTTGGGATAAAAAAAATGCGGATAAACACGAATCTACTACAAATACAAatgattcaacaacgaagtatagcccaAACCGATCATTCAAGGAGCAACAAAACAACGACCAAGCAATCACAAATGCACGAGAAGATTTTTAcatggaaaacccctcaaaacaatgagggtaaaaaccatggggtactacgacccaaactcaatccactataatcaattaTATAAGTTgtcccacgaggggctacacaaagcaAACCCTCCAACAATAAGATCTCATCAAAGctatatgaaaaaataagagaaaaatatcaccgattgaatgcGGAAACCGTGGATTGAGAGGAAATGCGCTGGTTTCCTccttggaatcgaatcttgctctagtcaaatgctcgcaaccttctcttcttcttctccttctctcctttcctcttctccttctctcctctcttcttctccttctctcctcttgttgtGCAGCGACCAAGAGAGCTCAGCCACAGCCACAAGAGATCTCGcctctctttttccccaaaacaaaaaacctaagagagag encodes the following:
- the LOC116262913 gene encoding cytochrome P450 89A2-like; its protein translation is MDSWIIFFLTLFIISVSLILVGLPHGIGKKKKKIPPGPKALPIIGNLHQLGIRFIELEPILRKLRAQYGPVFSVRLGPRTAIFVAAHDLAHQALVQSGATFAGRPRATAIARIINSNQHNISSASYGPLWRLFRRNLMAEVLSPARTKSFAEGREWVLTLLLGRLRSEADANGGVVVPVRIFQHAMFCLLLFMCFGEKVEDDVVQKVETALRTALLAFGRFNILGIFPILRKVFFRQRWRDLLEIRRMQEEAILPLIRARKSVDEKNRFCYVDSLLSLELPDGRKLDEGEMVTLCSEFLNGGTDTTSTAVQWVMANLVKDPQIQGKLHEEIRTVAGKDGEVSEESVSRMPYLKAVIMEALRRHPPGHFVLPHTVTEEEVSLNGYSVPKDATINFMVGEMGLDGKVWKHPLEFRPERFLAGGEGGDVDITGSREIKMMPFGAGRRICPGMGLALLHLQYFVANMVREFEWSVPDGEPVDLTEKVEFTVVMKNPLRAKIESRKR